From a single Acidobacteriota bacterium genomic region:
- a CDS encoding hypoxanthine phosphoribosyltransferase, with amino-acid sequence MSDNLQVIVHEEEIKTRVQELAQEIETAYEGQDLTLIGLLEDSFMFLSDLLRAFQRPVRCGFMKATEQHEAGHKGIIYSTTSDLKGQNILLVGGILDTGVTLDFLFSHIQSLGTNSIRSAVLIDKPDFRKVEIKPDFVGFSRTEDMIVGYGLGFHDQHRQLPYLAALTDVTKE; translated from the coding sequence ATGTCCGACAACCTGCAAGTCATTGTCCACGAAGAGGAAATTAAAACCCGGGTTCAGGAACTGGCGCAGGAAATTGAAACCGCCTATGAAGGGCAGGACCTGACGCTGATCGGTCTGCTGGAAGATTCTTTTATGTTTCTCTCTGATTTGTTGCGGGCCTTTCAGCGACCAGTGCGTTGCGGTTTTATGAAAGCCACTGAACAACATGAGGCTGGACATAAAGGTATCATTTACTCAACGACGAGTGATCTGAAAGGCCAAAATATTCTTCTGGTGGGCGGGATTCTCGATACCGGGGTCACGCTCGACTTTCTCTTCTCGCATATTCAATCCCTCGGCACCAATTCAATTCGATCAGCGGTGTTAATTGACAAACCTGATTTTCGCAAGGTTGAGATTAAACCTGATTTCGTTGGATTTTCCCGAACTGAAGACATGATCGTCGGCTATGGGCTAGGCTTTCATGATCAACACCGACAACTTCCCTATCTGGCTGCTCTGACAGACGTTACCAAGGAATAA
- a CDS encoding ABC transporter ATP-binding protein yields MPPLLSVKNLQTFFFTESGVVKAVDGISFQLEQGETLGIVGESGSGKSVTNLSLMRLIPDPPGKITGGVVEFDGQNVLALSERAMRQIRGKQIAMIFQDPMTSLNPFLKISRQLTELTELHLGLTKTEARRKAIELLEQVGIPEASQRIDAYPHEFSGGMRQRVLIAMALSCTPKLLIADEPTTALDVTIQAQILELMKDIRSKIGMSVILVTHDLGVVAGMTDRIAVMYAGKIVESAPTENLFESPGHPYTVGLLKSIPDPGLDQVELYQIPGLPPDLARLPAGCAFAPRCSEVQDRCRSAAPPLYQIGASHWSACWLHEKTSG; encoded by the coding sequence ATGCCGCCATTGCTTTCAGTCAAAAATCTGCAAACGTTCTTTTTTACTGAGTCCGGCGTTGTCAAAGCCGTGGATGGGATTTCGTTTCAACTGGAACAAGGTGAAACACTGGGCATCGTTGGTGAATCCGGAAGTGGAAAATCAGTCACTAACCTGTCGTTGATGCGACTCATTCCGGATCCGCCAGGGAAAATCACTGGTGGAGTGGTTGAATTTGACGGACAAAATGTATTGGCGCTGTCAGAACGGGCAATGCGGCAGATTCGCGGCAAGCAAATCGCCATGATCTTTCAGGATCCGATGACGTCGCTCAACCCATTTTTGAAAATCAGCCGCCAGTTAACTGAGTTGACCGAATTACATTTGGGATTGACCAAAACTGAAGCTCGCCGTAAAGCAATTGAACTGCTGGAACAGGTTGGTATTCCGGAGGCAAGTCAACGCATTGACGCATACCCACATGAATTCTCAGGCGGAATGCGCCAGCGTGTCCTGATTGCCATGGCACTGAGCTGCACTCCTAAACTTCTGATTGCTGATGAACCAACTACGGCATTGGACGTGACGATTCAGGCTCAAATCCTTGAGTTGATGAAAGATATCCGCTCAAAAATTGGAATGTCGGTGATCCTGGTCACCCACGATTTAGGTGTCGTCGCGGGAATGACTGATCGCATTGCCGTGATGTATGCTGGGAAAATTGTTGAATCAGCACCAACTGAAAACCTGTTTGAATCGCCCGGTCACCCGTACACGGTGGGACTTCTGAAATCAATTCCGGATCCGGGTTTGGATCAGGTTGAACTCTATCAAATCCCTGGACTGCCTCCTGATTTAGCCAGATTGCCGGCGGGTTGCGCGTTTGCACCTCGCTGTAGTGAAGTCCAGGATCGGTGTCGAAGCGCAGCCCCGCCACTCTATCAAATCGGAGCTTCCCACTGGTCAGCCTGCTGGTTGCATGAGAAAACCTCGGGCTGA
- a CDS encoding lysophospholipid acyltransferase family protein: protein MSDRPLVSPIGTDPYQAADLSGYTLRQRLMIHLVAYLTYLVLTGIGLTLRWDKTGEGTADPTDKRGAVPEGTPIIYTFWHNRILGATLFFRRRGIVVMTSQSFDGEIIARVIQLFGYGASRGSATRGSIQALKQMARCVRDGHDTAFTIDGPKGPKYEAKPGAVMLARLSGAAILPMCVTTQKYWELKSWDRFRVPKPFSRARIAYGRPIVVSRQANETEMAAQQIELQAALDALEDQSQKW, encoded by the coding sequence TTGAGTGATAGACCTCTTGTTTCTCCAATTGGGACGGATCCGTATCAGGCCGCTGACCTGAGTGGATACACACTCCGGCAGCGGCTGATGATTCATCTCGTTGCTTATCTCACCTATCTGGTGCTCACGGGAATTGGTCTCACGCTCCGTTGGGACAAAACCGGCGAAGGAACAGCCGATCCGACTGACAAACGCGGTGCTGTTCCCGAAGGCACACCGATCATTTATACCTTCTGGCACAATCGAATCCTGGGCGCCACTTTGTTTTTTCGGCGGCGAGGAATTGTCGTGATGACGTCACAAAGTTTTGACGGAGAAATCATCGCTCGGGTCATCCAGCTTTTTGGCTATGGGGCCTCGCGCGGTTCAGCGACTCGAGGCAGTATCCAGGCACTCAAACAAATGGCCCGTTGCGTTCGCGATGGGCACGATACCGCCTTTACAATTGATGGTCCGAAAGGACCAAAATATGAAGCCAAACCTGGGGCCGTGATGCTGGCTCGTCTGAGCGGAGCCGCGATTTTGCCAATGTGTGTGACCACTCAAAAATATTGGGAATTGAAAAGCTGGGACCGATTTCGGGTGCCCAAACCCTTTTCACGCGCCCGGATTGCCTATGGTCGCCCGATTGTGGTGTCCCGTCAGGCAAACGAAACAGAAATGGCTGCCCAACAAATAGAATTGCAGGCAGCCCTTGATGCACTCGAAGACCAAAGTCAGAAGTGGTAG